The Setaria italica strain Yugu1 chromosome IX, Setaria_italica_v2.0, whole genome shotgun sequence genome has a window encoding:
- the LOC105915102 gene encoding uncharacterized protein LOC105915102 → MEGDAAEEHWQVKRPAEDDAEGSASAKRPKPPPSPTEWWKDETTASLIGVREEQATLYDPRRRNFRCCRGFDRNVCEPAVFDHEEESTARIARPLDTIPDSELDHLKLALNVIHVKVLASDVGFPISAYGTVLMRDDLDFKCIYLFQPGRDNCQVINSPGDMLALTGPNRGPFEADTFYFEINLKVRGEEQTMDRIFSRSLIDEDYPLGPRTKDVFGTAPLQVL, encoded by the exons ATGGAAGGAGACGCGGCAGAGGAGCATTGGCAGGTCAAGCGCCCGGCGGAGGACGACGCGGAGGGGTCGGCGTCGGCGAAGCggccgaagccgccgccgagTCCCACAGAGTGGTGGAAAGACGAGACCACGGCGTCGCTCATCGGCGTGCGCGAGGAGCAGGCCACGCTGTATGACCCCAGGCGGCGGAACTTCCGCTGCTGCCGCGGCTTCGACCGTAACGTGTGCGAGCCTGCCGTCTTCGACCACGAAGAAGAAT CAACGGCTCGAATCGCGCGGCCGCTCGACACGATCCCGGATTCTGAATTAGACCATCTGAAACTCGCGCTGAACGTCATTCATGTGAAGGTGTTAGCCTCGGATGTCGGTTTCCCGATCAGTGCCTATGGGACTGTGCTGATGAGAGATGACCTGGACTTCAAATGCATCTACCTCTTCCAACCTGGCAGAGACAACTGCCAGGTCATCAATTCTCCG GGTGACATGCTAGCTTTGACGGGGCCTAATCGAGGGCCGTTCGAGGCGGATACCTTTTATTTCGAGATCAACTTGAAGGTCAGGGGCGAAGAGCAAACTATGGACAGAATCTTTAGTAGGAGCTTGATTGACGAAGATTATCCTCTTGGTCCACGAACTAAGGATGTGTTTGGAACTGCTCCGCTTCAGGTTTTGTAG
- the LOC101778508 gene encoding mitogen-activated protein kinase kinase kinase 1, with translation MFSWSRKQSSSSGSPSSSSSTSGRRRGGADASMDSSSRGGGGSGSGSRGRSPRLDRRNAAKRIDYEVGAGASASVGASWSSSSSAEQQRSPGLRPSRSLDLAPGADLRISGSAEGEVDELCRSLGLSGPEEFAIPIAAWEARKSRSNSDLLPRPRLDSSLPADELSPIARAVSAPNVQPVLSVPAPIPEESLHSSSASTATESAEEPIVAAPKESPKAAPAVAAVPPVGGLPFPSPRKGGGEVGIRGARPPLLSPPPPITALAPPPVRRPVVAVDMTGSAWDIVQSFAPSEERSELGGAHERAHTRQVSDTEEDGVEDGVAAVEGELKELRIGETFEGFTGTSSLSTTNDDDASSTTTEAMFIISPNGKFKRKIKSWMRGALLGSGSFGMVYEGISDEGAFFAVKEVSLLDQGSNAQQSILALEQEIALLSQFEHENIVQYYGTDKEESKLYIFIELVTQGSLSSLYQKYKLRESQVSAYTRQILNGLLYLHERNVVHRDIKCANILVHANGSVKLADFGLAKEMSKINMLRSCKGSVYWMAPEVINPKKMYGPSADIWSLGCTVLEMLTRQIPFPNVEWTNAFFMIGRGERPPIPNYLSKEAQDFIGQCVRVDPENRPSALQLLEHPFVNRPLRASFDSSSPPAIRL, from the exons ATGTTCTCGTGGAGCCGTAAGcagtcgtcctcctccggctcgccctcgtcatcctcctccacctccggccgccgccgcggcggggcggaCGCCTCCATGGACTCcagcagccgcggcggcggcgggagtgggAGCGGGAGCCGGGGACGGAGCCCGCGCCTGGATCGCCGCAACGCGGCGAAGCGCATCGACTACGAGGTCGGCGCGGGGGCGTCCGCGTCGGTGGGCGCGTCGtggtcgtcctcgtcctcggcggAGCAGCAGCGGTCGCCGGGGCTCCGGCCCTCGCGCTCGCTCGACCTTGCCCCCGGCGCGGACCTCCGCATCAGCGGGAGCGCGGAGGGGGAGGTCGACGAGCTCTGCCGTAGCCTGGGGCTCTCGGGGCCTGAGGAGTTCGCCATCCCCATCGCCGCCTGGGAGGCGCGCAAGTCGCGCTCCAACTCCGACCTCCTCCCGCGCCCCCGCCTCGACTCGTCCCTTCCCGCCGACGAACTCTCGCCCATCGCGCGCGCGGTATCGGCGCCCAATGTTCAGCCGGTTCTCTCCGTACCTGCCCCCATTCCTGAGGAGTCGCTCCACTCTTCGTCCGCTTCCACCGCCACCGAGTCGGCGGAGGAGCCTATCGTCGCGGCGCCCAAGGAGTCCCCCAAGGCTGCCCCTGCCGTTGCTGCTGTGCCTCCCGTCGGGGGTTTGCCCTTCCCCTCGCCAAGGAAGGGGGGCGGGGAGGTAGGGATACGGGGCGCCCGGCCGCCTCTGCTCTCCCCGCCTCCACCAATCACTGCACTCGCTCCTCCGCCGGTGAGGAGGCCCGTTGTTGCTGTTGATATGACTGGGTCGGCTTGGGACATTGTGCAGTCGTTTGCTCCCAGTGAAGAGAGAAGCGAACTGGGAGGGGCTCATGAACGCGCACACACTCGTCAAGTGTCAGACACAGAGGAGGACGGGGTTGAGGATGGGGTGGCAGCGGTGGAGGGGGAGCTGAAAGAGTTGAGAATAGGAGAGACCTTCGAGGGTTTCACTGGAACATCTTCTTTGTCGACTACGAATGATGATGATGCCTCCAGTACCACCACGGAAGCCATGTTCATCATCTCACCGAATGGCAAGTTCAAGCGGAAGATTAAGTCATGGATGCGTGGTGCTCTTCTGGGAAGTGGCTCATTCGGGATGGTGTATGAGGGGATCAGCGA TGAGGGTGCATTTTTTGCTGTGAAGGAAGTATCTTTGCTTGATCAAGGAAGCAACGCACAACAATCTATTCTCGCACTTGAGCAG GAAATTGCTCTGCTTAGTCAGTTTGAACATGAAAATATAGTCCAGTACTATGGAACTGACAAG GAAGAATCGAAACTCTATATCTTTATTGAGCTTGTCACTCAAGGATCTCTTTCATCCCTCTATCAAAAGTATAAACTACGAGAATCGCAAGTCTCTGCATACACTAGGCAGATTCTTAATGGATTGCTTTACCTCCACGAGCGAAATGTTGTCCACAG AGATATCAAATGCGCCAATATATTGGTTCATGCAAATGGATCTGTGAAGCTTGCGGATTTTGGACTGGCAAAGGAG ATGTCAAAAATTAATATGCTAAGATCATGCAAAGGAAGTGTTTACTGGATGGCACCTGAG GTTATTAATCCTAAAAAGATGTATGGGCCTTCAGCTGATATATGGAGCCTTGGCTGCACTGTATTGGAAATGCTAACCCGTCAAATACCATTTCCTAATGTCGAGTGG ACAAATGCTTTCTTCATGATTGGAAGAGGGGAACGACCTCCTATCCCCAACTACCTGTCAAAAGAAGCACAAGATTTCATTGGCCAATGTGTAAGAGTTGATCCAGAGAACCGGCCTTCTGCGTTACAACTTTTGGAGCACCCATTTGTTAACAGGCCGCTGAGAGCTTCATTCGACTCTTCGTCTCCCCCTGCCATCCGCTTGTAG